From one Candidatus Curtissbacteria bacterium genomic stretch:
- a CDS encoding dihydroorotase family protein, which produces MVKLTMSHRNNIIKLPGLADPHVHFREPGATHKEDFSTGTKAAIAGGYTQVLDMPNNQPPTITPTTLENKIKLAKGKIWCDVGFNFGGTASSAKYFKKVYKKVFGVKVYMNHTTGPLLIDKLKEREIIFKSWTSPLPVMVHAEGETVEVAIKLAKKYQKNLHVCHVTADQLPAIEKAKKEGVVITSEVTPHHLFLSKKDMARLGPYGMMKPPLLSKSDQQKLWKNIDKIDVIATDHAPHTKEEKEDKSSAKYGVPGLETTLPLMFDAIARGMTTTERLIEMISTNPRRIFHLPQQLDTFVLLDFSKTFKISKDKLFTKCAWTPFEGMSGRGEVKKVVMRGKTVFQDGGFVGRPSGKVIYPEL; this is translated from the coding sequence GTGGTAAAATTAACTATGAGTCATAGGAACAACATTATCAAACTGCCTGGCCTGGCTGATCCTCACGTTCACTTCCGAGAACCCGGCGCAACACACAAAGAAGATTTCTCAACAGGAACGAAAGCAGCTATAGCAGGTGGTTACACTCAAGTTTTAGACATGCCGAACAACCAACCTCCAACTATAACTCCAACTACTCTCGAAAATAAAATTAAACTTGCAAAGGGAAAAATATGGTGCGACGTTGGTTTTAATTTTGGGGGAACAGCGTCGTCAGCCAAATATTTCAAAAAGGTTTACAAAAAGGTTTTTGGCGTCAAAGTTTACATGAACCACACAACAGGCCCACTTTTGATAGACAAACTTAAAGAAAGAGAAATTATCTTTAAATCTTGGACCAGCCCTCTTCCTGTAATGGTTCATGCGGAAGGAGAGACCGTGGAAGTAGCGATAAAACTTGCAAAAAAATATCAAAAAAATTTACACGTATGTCATGTTACGGCAGATCAATTACCGGCAATTGAAAAAGCCAAAAAAGAAGGCGTGGTAATTACTTCGGAAGTTACTCCTCACCATTTGTTCTTAAGCAAAAAAGACATGGCAAGACTTGGCCCATACGGCATGATGAAACCCCCACTTCTTTCAAAAAGTGATCAGCAAAAATTATGGAAGAATATAGACAAAATAGACGTCATAGCGACAGATCACGCACCTCACACAAAAGAAGAAAAAGAAGACAAATCAAGCGCCAAATATGGAGTCCCAGGTCTTGAAACAACCTTGCCTTTGATGTTTGACGCAATTGCGCGAGGAATGACAACGACAGAAAGATTAATCGAAATGATATCGACTAACCCAAGGAGAATATTTCATTTGCCACAACAACTTGACACTTTTGTACTTTTAGATTTTTCAAAAACGTTTAAAATTTCAAAAGACAAATTATTTACGAAATGTGCATGGACCCCATTTGAAGGGATGAGTGGAAGGGGAGAGGTAAAAAAAGTAGTCATGCGCGGGAAAACTGTCTTTCAAGATGGGGGTTTTGTAGGAAGGCCAAGTGGAAAGGTTATATACCCCGAGCTTTAA
- a CDS encoding glycosyltransferase family 2 protein: protein MAQKISIVIPNYNGENLLSKNLPQVLKACKGCEVIVVDDASSDNSVKILKKDFKQVKTIIHHKNRGFGKTVNEGVSAASGDLVLLLNSDVVPKEGFLDYAREHFKQEDIFAVGLADLSHENGKVITRGKGGARFRRGFLEHFPAKIEEGETLWVSGGSSLVDRKKFSEIGGFDTTFAPFYWEDIDLSYRARKRGYKCIFEPKSKVDHFHEEGAIKKHYKESFVKKAAYKNQFLFVWKNIDDPILLINHLIWQPYHFAKALFTWDLPFLLGFLWALRQLPQLIFNDQKDNNIKPRSKGRASLIFAQNSIHPEDEIPGFFAQNKISDRNIIKQFER, encoded by the coding sequence ATGGCTCAAAAAATATCGATAGTAATACCCAACTATAATGGTGAAAACCTGTTGTCAAAAAACCTGCCACAGGTGCTTAAAGCTTGCAAAGGTTGCGAAGTCATCGTTGTTGACGACGCGTCTTCTGACAACTCTGTCAAGATTTTAAAAAAAGACTTTAAACAAGTAAAAACCATAATTCACCATAAAAATAGAGGTTTCGGAAAAACTGTAAACGAGGGTGTCAGTGCAGCATCAGGCGATCTTGTCCTGCTGCTAAATTCAGATGTCGTTCCAAAAGAAGGATTCCTCGACTATGCACGTGAACATTTTAAGCAAGAAGATATTTTTGCTGTAGGACTCGCGGATTTAAGCCACGAGAATGGAAAAGTTATAACAAGGGGAAAAGGCGGTGCAAGATTCAGACGGGGATTTTTAGAACACTTTCCTGCAAAGATTGAAGAAGGGGAAACGCTGTGGGTTTCGGGAGGGTCCAGCCTGGTTGACCGAAAGAAATTTAGTGAGATAGGCGGTTTCGACACAACATTCGCCCCGTTTTATTGGGAGGATATCGACCTAAGCTATAGAGCCAGAAAAAGGGGATACAAATGCATTTTTGAGCCGAAATCTAAAGTTGACCACTTTCACGAGGAAGGCGCAATCAAAAAACATTACAAAGAATCATTTGTTAAAAAAGCAGCTTACAAAAACCAATTTCTTTTTGTATGGAAAAACATCGACGATCCAATCTTACTGATAAATCACCTCATATGGCAGCCCTATCATTTTGCAAAAGCATTATTTACATGGGACCTACCTTTCCTGCTAGGATTTCTCTGGGCTCTCAGACAACTTCCACAACTCATATTTAATGATCAGAAAGACAATAATATAAAACCACGGTCTAAAGGCCGTGCTTCTCTGATCTTCGCTCAAAATTCGATCCATCCAGAAGATGAAATCCCTGGTTTTTTCGCTCAGAATAAAATATCAGACAGAAATATAATCAAACAATTTGAAAGATAA
- a CDS encoding ABC transporter ATP-binding protein/permease, whose protein sequence is MKNIANIIKISRPLYHLIFPLAVLILLTAAIELVAPVLSKFIVDEIVSKIQGHGASTQRLILLIAVAFGANLMGVLLTSVSERLGDHFAGRLRKYLTEKFYYKILALPQSYFDSEISGKIVHQLNRAITSIQNFVNAATNFMLPMLLQSIFTIAVLAYYNIPIAIFTFLLFPIYLTLSYWSAKKWGLEEIKKNKIEDITRGRIQEVVSNIKLVTSFNSQKAEYKFLEKSLGDINKIYAKQSRTFHIFDFARNFSLHIILLAINLVVFYSAFSGSMSIGTMVLILQLVTQARRPLFAMSFMLTQIQTAESGSKEYFEILNLPSSEDFDSRDAVSIIRDASIEFKNVSFAYDEAGDVLKNVSFVIGKDEAVALVGPSGTGKTTIANLILKFYEPGSGEIYLKGKPYKKFSHNFIRSNVSLVFQESELFSTSVRENVAYGDRRHTEKQIITALKKANAWEFVRKLPQGLGTLVGERGVRLSGGQKQRIQIARAILKNSPILILDEATSSLDAKSEREVQVALENLMAGKLVIIIAHRFSTIQNVDKVIVVDEGKVVDSGNPQELAKKPGVYSDLLNYQIEGNRKLLEKFELH, encoded by the coding sequence ATGAAGAACATAGCAAACATAATAAAGATTTCGCGGCCCCTTTATCATCTAATTTTTCCCCTTGCGGTACTAATTCTTTTGACTGCCGCAATTGAACTCGTTGCCCCTGTACTTTCAAAGTTTATAGTCGATGAGATTGTTTCAAAGATTCAGGGACACGGCGCAAGTACACAAAGATTGATACTTTTAATTGCCGTTGCCTTTGGTGCAAATTTAATGGGCGTTTTGCTTACTTCTGTTAGCGAAAGGCTTGGAGATCATTTTGCCGGTAGACTGAGAAAATATTTAACGGAAAAATTTTACTACAAAATACTTGCTTTGCCCCAGAGTTATTTTGATAGTGAAATATCGGGCAAAATAGTTCATCAGTTAAATAGAGCGATTACGTCTATTCAAAATTTTGTGAATGCAGCGACTAACTTTATGTTGCCTATGCTTTTGCAGAGCATATTCACGATAGCGGTGCTTGCTTACTATAATATTCCAATTGCGATTTTTACTTTCTTACTTTTTCCTATATACCTTACTCTTAGCTACTGGAGTGCCAAAAAGTGGGGTTTGGAAGAGATAAAGAAAAATAAAATCGAAGATATAACTCGAGGCAGAATCCAAGAAGTAGTTTCTAATATTAAATTAGTTACGAGCTTTAATAGTCAAAAAGCCGAATATAAATTTTTAGAAAAAAGTCTTGGAGACATTAACAAAATTTATGCAAAGCAAAGTCGGACTTTTCATATTTTTGATTTTGCTCGTAATTTTTCGTTGCACATAATATTACTCGCAATTAACCTTGTAGTTTTTTACAGCGCATTTTCTGGTTCGATGTCGATCGGTACGATGGTTTTAATTCTTCAGCTTGTTACCCAGGCAAGGAGGCCTCTTTTTGCAATGTCGTTCATGCTTACTCAGATACAGACTGCAGAGAGCGGGTCTAAGGAATATTTCGAGATTCTAAATCTACCTTCTTCGGAAGACTTCGACTCGAGAGATGCAGTTTCTATTATTCGTGATGCTTCTATCGAATTCAAAAATGTTTCCTTCGCATATGATGAGGCGGGTGACGTTCTAAAAAATGTGTCGTTTGTGATCGGAAAGGATGAGGCGGTTGCGCTCGTTGGCCCAAGTGGAACCGGCAAAACGACAATCGCTAATTTAATTTTAAAATTTTATGAACCAGGTAGCGGTGAGATTTACTTGAAAGGTAAACCTTACAAAAAATTTTCTCATAACTTCATCAGAAGTAATGTTTCTCTCGTATTCCAAGAAAGCGAGTTGTTTTCCACAAGCGTAAGAGAAAATGTTGCATATGGAGATAGGAGACACACCGAGAAGCAAATTATAACCGCCCTCAAGAAGGCAAACGCGTGGGAATTTGTAAGAAAACTCCCTCAAGGTCTGGGTACACTCGTTGGAGAAAGAGGCGTTCGTCTTTCAGGAGGACAAAAACAAAGAATACAAATCGCCAGAGCCATACTTAAGAATTCTCCTATTTTAATTTTAGACGAGGCCACAAGCAGCCTTGATGCTAAAAGCGAAAGAGAGGTTCAGGTAGCACTTGAAAATTTGATGGCAGGAAAACTCGTCATCATTATTGCCCACAGATTTTCGACTATTCAAAATGTTGATAAGGTAATTGTTGTCGATGAGGGTAAAGTTGTTGATTCAGGCAATCCTCAGGAACTTGCTAAAAAACCAGGAGTTTATTCTGATTTATTGAATTACCAAATAGAGGGAAATAGGAAATTACTCGAAAAATTTGAATTGCACTAG
- a CDS encoding glycosyltransferase family 2 protein, translating to MKDNNVLWNPIKKPHIIVVMPAYNAEKTVKKTYEDLPKDLISEVILVDDASGDKTVEKAKDLGITVYTHNKNKGYGGNQKTCYDEALKRNPDVIVMVHPDYQYDAKLVGVMCEPIVNGRTDIMLGSRIQTRRQVLAGGMPLWKYFANRFLTLVENLAMGLNLSEYHTGFRAFSSDVLRTIPYPKFSDDFVFDQQILISALSYGYNISDIPVPCKYFPEASSINFKRSSQYGILTLWTVFSYLMHQAGLVKFKIFK from the coding sequence TTGAAAGATAACAACGTACTCTGGAACCCTATTAAAAAACCTCACATTATCGTAGTTATGCCCGCGTATAACGCAGAAAAGACTGTTAAGAAAACTTACGAGGACTTGCCTAAAGATTTAATTAGCGAAGTTATACTTGTAGACGATGCGTCTGGCGACAAAACGGTTGAAAAAGCAAAGGATCTTGGGATAACGGTTTACACCCACAACAAAAATAAGGGCTACGGCGGCAACCAAAAAACATGCTACGACGAAGCACTAAAGCGAAATCCCGACGTGATAGTTATGGTTCACCCCGATTACCAGTACGACGCAAAGCTTGTTGGAGTAATGTGCGAACCAATTGTTAACGGCAGAACAGACATTATGCTCGGTTCTCGAATTCAAACAAGAAGGCAGGTACTCGCGGGTGGCATGCCTTTGTGGAAATATTTTGCAAATAGGTTCCTAACTCTAGTTGAAAACTTAGCTATGGGTCTCAATCTATCCGAATATCACACCGGATTCAGAGCTTTTTCAAGTGACGTTCTAAGAACAATTCCTTATCCCAAATTTTCCGATGATTTTGTTTTTGACCAACAAATACTGATATCCGCACTCTCATACGGATATAACATTTCTGATATTCCTGTCCCATGTAAGTATTTTCCGGAAGCATCATCAATCAACTTCAAAAGGTCGAGCCAGTACGGAATACTAACTCTATGGACAGTCTTCAGCTATCTTATGCATCAAGCAGGTTTGGTCAAGTTCAAAATATTTAAGTAG
- a CDS encoding YfhO family protein produces the protein MPSDSLLGLYHPWRDNSFEGFMPGKFPTKNPLITDPILQTYPWKLQSVESFKNKLAPLWNPYSFAGQPLLSNVQSAPFQIFNITFFALPFNVAWGVNIILPLLATGGFMFFLLKNLGLSSAASAFGAFILPFTGFYVAWMTWGTVTTTAVWLPLILLCISKITKKISAGFFLLLTIAVSQTILSGHPQTAFYSLVASALFLIFTQVQKKNFPSAAIITFAIILGCLISSVQVLPAIEFSNLSARNTDQGYYQGREDWFIPPKHLIQLLAPDYFGNPATYNYWGVWNYAEFVSFIGIMPLSFALLAMASKKNHDKKYFFITLVAISLLFGLQNPISKIIYQQNIPFISSFQPSRIIFLLVFALSALTAFGLDYFLKGKPKKILLVSPLSIFLVLLTVFAFTYLNPEIFPKAGNIDAYRVAIRNLILPLATVLVVMAIFTLRIYKFSSYFLIAAIFTVSAFELFRFADKFTPYSKTSWIFPETATTSFLKAQEKPFRVMTTDSRIMPPNTSSVYRIESINGYDPLYLADYAKFITVLESHNPHQEAGSFNRIITPQNYKSPLVNLLNVKYILSFSEIKNENFEKVFEEGETKVFKNNGSMPRAFFVDEVIKANSKEDEYSKLLDNNFDFSKTATSREMSLPENGGDKSLSIESYRDQFVSLKTKTSQDSALVLTNVYYPGWKVYIDEKETKIYPADSIFQMVLVARGEHAIHFKYQPKTFYNGLALTAGGTFITIVMFSLLWLKKYR, from the coding sequence ATCCACTCATAACAGATCCAATTTTGCAAACATATCCATGGAAGCTACAATCCGTTGAATCGTTTAAAAATAAACTCGCCCCCCTGTGGAACCCATATAGTTTTGCCGGGCAGCCTTTACTTTCAAATGTTCAATCTGCCCCCTTCCAAATATTTAACATCACTTTTTTTGCTCTTCCTTTTAACGTCGCTTGGGGAGTAAATATTATTTTGCCCCTACTCGCGACGGGTGGCTTTATGTTTTTTCTTCTAAAAAACTTAGGCTTGTCCAGCGCCGCGTCTGCATTTGGCGCCTTCATTCTCCCCTTTACAGGCTTTTACGTCGCCTGGATGACGTGGGGAACAGTCACAACAACGGCCGTGTGGCTGCCTCTCATTCTGTTATGCATATCCAAAATCACCAAAAAAATCTCTGCAGGGTTTTTTTTACTGCTTACGATTGCAGTTTCGCAAACAATTCTTTCCGGCCACCCTCAAACCGCATTTTATTCGTTAGTTGCATCTGCTTTGTTTTTAATTTTCACTCAAGTTCAGAAGAAAAACTTCCCTTCTGCAGCCATCATCACGTTCGCGATAATACTTGGCTGTCTCATTTCATCTGTCCAAGTCCTTCCTGCGATTGAATTTTCCAATCTTTCGGCAAGAAATACGGACCAAGGATATTACCAAGGCAGAGAAGACTGGTTCATTCCCCCCAAACACCTCATCCAGTTACTTGCACCTGATTATTTCGGCAATCCTGCCACATATAACTACTGGGGAGTCTGGAATTACGCCGAATTTGTAAGCTTTATTGGAATTATGCCCCTTTCGTTTGCGCTCCTTGCAATGGCGAGCAAGAAAAACCATGACAAGAAATACTTTTTCATAACCCTCGTTGCAATCTCACTGCTATTTGGTTTACAAAACCCCATATCCAAAATTATCTATCAGCAAAACATTCCATTTATTTCATCATTTCAACCCTCAAGGATCATATTTTTGCTAGTGTTTGCCCTTTCTGCTCTTACAGCCTTTGGCTTAGATTATTTTTTGAAGGGAAAACCCAAGAAAATATTACTGGTGTCACCCCTATCAATCTTCCTAGTGTTGCTTACAGTTTTCGCCTTCACTTATTTGAATCCAGAAATTTTTCCCAAAGCAGGCAATATAGATGCTTATCGGGTAGCGATCAGAAATCTCATTCTTCCTCTCGCGACTGTATTAGTAGTTATGGCTATATTTACCTTAAGGATTTACAAATTTTCATCGTACTTTCTTATTGCTGCTATTTTTACAGTCTCGGCATTCGAGCTGTTTAGATTCGCAGATAAATTTACACCCTATTCAAAAACCTCATGGATTTTTCCTGAGACGGCAACGACTAGTTTTCTTAAAGCCCAGGAAAAGCCATTTAGAGTAATGACAACAGATAGCCGCATAATGCCCCCAAACACATCAAGTGTTTATCGAATCGAATCAATAAATGGATACGACCCTCTTTATCTTGCGGACTATGCAAAATTTATTACAGTTCTTGAATCACACAACCCACATCAGGAAGCAGGATCGTTTAATAGAATTATTACACCTCAAAATTACAAATCACCCTTAGTAAATCTTCTGAACGTAAAGTACATTTTGAGTTTCAGCGAAATTAAAAATGAAAACTTCGAAAAAGTTTTTGAAGAAGGCGAAACGAAGGTATTCAAAAACAACGGTAGCATGCCAAGGGCATTTTTTGTGGATGAGGTGATTAAGGCAAATTCAAAAGAGGACGAATATTCGAAATTACTTGATAACAACTTCGATTTCAGCAAAACCGCAACTTCACGAGAAATGTCACTTCCAGAAAATGGAGGAGACAAATCACTATCGATAGAATCCTATAGAGACCAGTTTGTGTCACTCAAAACAAAAACTTCACAAGATTCGGCTCTGGTTCTAACAAACGTTTATTATCCAGGATGGAAAGTATACATTGACGAAAAGGAAACAAAAATTTACCCTGCCGATTCTATCTTTCAAATGGTCCTCGTTGCCAGAGGGGAACACGCTATCCATTTCAAATATCAACCCAAAACCTTTTATAATGGTCTAGCCCTAACGGCAGGCGGAACATTTATTACGATCGTTATGTTTTCACTTCTATGGCTCAAAAAATATCGATAG
- a CDS encoding 3'-phosphoesterase has product MAKDDKLAKYRSMRSKDKTPEPFTSKTANPAALSFVIQKHKATALHYDFRLEVNGAMPSWAVPKGPSLDSSVKRLAMQTEDHPIDYQHFEGEIPEGQYGVGQVIIWDKGTYIPEMDVNGKRVQIDDKKTGEKIMEEGIKKGEIKFFLNGKRLKGSFALVKTKGFPPTKKDNAWLLIKHKDKYTKAGYDAKKFTTSVVSNRSLKP; this is encoded by the coding sequence ATGGCAAAAGACGACAAGCTTGCCAAGTATCGATCGATGAGGAGTAAGGACAAAACTCCTGAACCTTTTACATCCAAAACGGCAAACCCTGCCGCTTTATCATTCGTTATCCAAAAACATAAAGCGACAGCACTCCACTATGATTTTAGGCTAGAAGTAAATGGCGCGATGCCATCATGGGCAGTGCCGAAAGGCCCCTCGCTCGACAGCTCTGTCAAAAGACTCGCAATGCAAACAGAAGATCACCCGATCGACTATCAACATTTCGAAGGGGAAATTCCAGAAGGGCAATACGGAGTAGGGCAAGTAATAATTTGGGACAAGGGAACGTATATACCCGAAATGGATGTTAACGGCAAAAGAGTGCAAATAGACGACAAAAAGACGGGTGAAAAAATCATGGAAGAGGGAATTAAAAAAGGCGAAATAAAATTCTTCTTAAACGGAAAAAGGCTGAAGGGATCCTTCGCCCTAGTTAAGACAAAAGGATTTCCTCCTACGAAAAAAGATAACGCATGGTTACTTATAAAACATAAGGATAAATACACTAAAGCTGGCTACGACGCCAAAAAATTCACGACCTCAGTCGTTTCAAACAGATCACTAAAACCTTAA